The proteins below come from a single Halictus rubicundus isolate RS-2024b chromosome 13, iyHalRubi1_principal, whole genome shotgun sequence genomic window:
- the LOC143360385 gene encoding uncharacterized protein LOC143360385 — protein MEKRTAAFTFNATYVCTDIRTCVYTYVKPGIIETRKVTFLCVDVDIAENRISSLQIILYRNRNKNIIMYSIIYFIHVRFKRHYASTENNDHLMETCFLIPLLELVIVIVFKLFVQL, from the exons ATGGAGAAGCGCACAGCGGCGTTCACGTTTAACG ctacatatgtatgtacagaTATACGTACATGTGTATACACATATGTTAAACCGGGGATAATTGAAACAAGAAAGGTTACGTTTCTATGTGTAGATGTTGATATAGCAGAAAATAGAATATCTTCGTTGCAAATTATTTtgtatagaaatagaaataaaaatattataatgtattcaataatttattttatacatgtGAGATTTAAAAGACATTATGCATCTACAGAAAATAATGACCATCTAATGGAAACATGTTTTCTTATTCCTTTATTAGAACTTGTTATAGTGattgtttttaaattatttgtacaattataa